One Methanococcus voltae genomic region harbors:
- a CDS encoding PFL family protein, whose product MYIADEIIETVKMIEYENLDIRTTTLGVNLKDCVDKDLDLLTDNIYQKVTGLGGNLVETADAVANKYGIPIVNKRISVTPIGLIMGPTLKGLNKEEAIDACVEVGVTLDKIAKDVGVDFIGGYSALVQKKATPEEKRLIQSIPKLMTKTDRVCSSINVATTKAGINMYAVKKMGEIIKETSLITKDAIGCAKIVVFCNAPEDNPFMAGAFHGVGEGDSVINVGVSGPGVVRAVLEKLPGEKIDVVSDQIKKTAFKITRMGELIGGEVAKNLDVEFGIVDLSLAPTPAIGDSIANILEAMGLERCGTHGTTAALALLNDAVKKGGAMASRNVGGLSGAFIPVSEDAGMIEAAEVGALKIEKLEAMTCVCSVGLDMIAVPGKTPASTISGIIADEMAIGMVNKKTTAVRLIPVPNKDVGDHVEYGGLLGTAPIMPVSEFSSEEFIARGGRIPAPIQSMTN is encoded by the coding sequence ATGTATATTGCCGATGAGATTATAGAAACCGTAAAAATGATTGAATATGAAAATTTGGACATAAGAACAACCACCTTAGGAGTTAACTTAAAGGATTGTGTGGACAAAGATTTGGACCTATTAACAGATAACATCTACCAAAAAGTAACTGGATTGGGTGGAAATCTTGTAGAAACAGCAGACGCTGTGGCTAATAAATACGGAATTCCAATCGTAAACAAAAGGATATCAGTAACCCCTATCGGTTTAATAATGGGGCCAACCTTAAAAGGATTAAACAAGGAAGAAGCTATTGACGCATGTGTGGAAGTAGGCGTTACACTCGATAAAATCGCAAAGGATGTTGGTGTAGATTTTATTGGTGGTTACTCAGCATTAGTTCAAAAGAAAGCAACTCCTGAAGAAAAACGATTAATTCAATCAATACCTAAATTGATGACAAAAACAGACAGAGTATGCTCATCAATAAACGTTGCTACCACAAAAGCTGGTATAAACATGTACGCAGTTAAAAAAATGGGGGAAATCATAAAAGAAACCTCATTAATAACAAAAGATGCAATTGGTTGTGCTAAAATTGTTGTATTTTGTAATGCACCAGAAGACAACCCATTCATGGCAGGAGCTTTCCACGGTGTTGGAGAAGGAGACTCAGTTATAAACGTGGGAGTTTCAGGTCCGGGTGTAGTTAGAGCAGTACTCGAAAAATTACCTGGAGAAAAAATAGATGTTGTAAGTGACCAAATCAAAAAGACTGCATTCAAAATCACAAGAATGGGTGAATTGATTGGTGGAGAAGTTGCTAAAAACTTAGATGTTGAATTTGGTATCGTTGACTTATCATTAGCTCCAACACCTGCAATCGGAGACAGTATCGCAAACATCTTGGAAGCTATGGGTTTAGAAAGATGTGGTACACACGGTACAACAGCAGCACTTGCTTTATTAAACGACGCTGTTAAAAAAGGTGGAGCTATGGCATCAAGAAACGTGGGTGGTTTAAGTGGTGCATTTATCCCAGTAAGTGAAGATGCAGGTATGATTGAAGCAGCAGAAGTCGGAGCTCTTAAAATTGAAAAATTAGAAGCTATGACCTGTGTATGTTCAGTAGGTTTAGACATGATTGCAGTACCTGGTAAAACACCAGCTTCCACAATTTCAGGAATCATTGCAGATGAAATGGCAATCGGTATGGTTAACAAAAAGACAACCGCAGTTAGATTAATACCAGTTCCAAATAAAGATGTTGGAGATCACGTAGAATATGGTGGATTGTTGGGTACAGCTCCAATCATGCCAGTAAGTGAATTTTCATCCGAAGAATTCATTGCAAGAGGCGGTAGAATACCAGCACCTATTCAATCAATGACAAATTAA
- the dcd gene encoding dCTP deaminase gives MMLSDTDILNELNAGNLEITPFNEKCVGPCSYDVTLGSEFIRYSSPVYDIKEELKPIKFSIDDSIMICPLNYHLDEPTIEYFKEKYNVDKIVSGGLLGTTNEYIKLPNNICAQYQGRSSFGRVFLQSHQTAGWIDTGFHGKITLEIVAYDKPVILYKNQRVGQLIFSKTLTPSKVGYSERDCSKYAGQNSVMHSLIKKDFE, from the coding sequence ATGATGTTAAGTGATACTGATATATTAAATGAACTAAATGCGGGAAATTTAGAAATAACTCCATTTAATGAAAAATGTGTGGGTCCATGCTCTTATGATGTTACATTGGGAAGTGAATTCATAAGGTATTCAAGCCCAGTTTATGATATTAAGGAAGAATTAAAACCTATAAAGTTTAGTATCGACGATTCAATAATGATATGTCCTTTAAATTATCATCTTGATGAACCTACAATTGAGTATTTTAAAGAAAAATACAATGTCGATAAAATCGTTAGTGGTGGCCTTTTAGGCACTACAAATGAATACATAAAGCTCCCAAACAACATATGTGCACAATATCAGGGTAGAAGTAGCTTTGGAAGAGTATTCTTACAGTCTCATCAAACAGCAGGTTGGATCGATACAGGTTTCCACGGTAAAATAACGTTAGAAATCGTAGCTTATGATAAACCAGTAATATTGTACAAAAATCAGAGAGTTGGACAGTTAATATTTAGTAAAACTTTAACTCCTTCAAAAGTTGGTTATTCAGAAAGAGACTGTTCGAAATATGCAGGGCAAAATTCAGTAATGCACTCATTAATTAAAAAAGACTTTGAATAA
- a CDS encoding tRNA (cytidine(56)-2'-O)-methyltransferase, giving the protein MIEVMRLGHRGERDKRISTHVALTSRALGASNIIFTSSDKHVNESVDRITDSWGGDFQFKVADSWKSYVKEFKKNNGVVAHLTMYGENINEIMPEIIEKVYPAEDNESNENKKVNKKEKEPKNLLVIIGAEKVPREAYELADYNVSVGNQPHSEVAAIAIFLDRLTMGKNLYSEYEDATIRVIPCKNGKNVIMSDLEGECDDFDKECSDDN; this is encoded by the coding sequence ATGATAGAAGTAATGAGATTAGGGCATAGGGGCGAACGAGATAAGAGAATTTCCACACACGTGGCACTTACGTCAAGAGCATTAGGTGCAAGTAACATAATATTTACAAGTAGCGATAAACACGTAAATGAAAGTGTAGATAGAATAACAGATAGCTGGGGCGGAGATTTTCAATTTAAAGTAGCTGATTCTTGGAAATCTTATGTAAAAGAATTTAAAAAAAATAATGGCGTTGTAGCACATTTAACAATGTATGGCGAAAATATCAATGAAATAATGCCTGAAATTATAGAAAAAGTTTATCCTGCTGAAGATAATGAATCAAATGAAAATAAAAAAGTAAATAAAAAAGAAAAAGAACCTAAAAATCTCTTGGTAATCATCGGTGCTGAAAAGGTGCCTCGTGAGGCTTACGAATTAGCGGATTACAACGTTTCAGTGGGTAATCAGCCACATTCTGAAGTTGCAGCAATTGCTATATTTTTAGATAGATTAACAATGGGTAAAAATTTGTATTCTGAATATGAAGATGCTACAATAAGAGTAATACCTTGTAAAAATGGTAAAAATGTTATCATGAGCGATTTAGAAGGAGAATGTGACGATTTTGATAAAGAATGCAGTGATGATAATTAA